The Musa acuminata AAA Group cultivar baxijiao chromosome BXJ1-3, Cavendish_Baxijiao_AAA, whole genome shotgun sequence genome window below encodes:
- the LOC103978309 gene encoding protein ALTERED PHOSPHATE STARVATION RESPONSE 1 produces MGCGGSKMEEEGAVRLCRERSQLLADAIRYRYALADTHDAYARSLRSVGDALQGLLHGATALPPPGSPVLPLPAQRKGDPLPPTAAVAAAVSVPSASGGHSHSQSHSGSHIQFHPTDSDSDEDSPLHSDGASPIHHLHADDAPVGPTYVNLNYARSRPAEPSVAYQQQPPNSESIRVGSVDEPAPVSYPYYGYPYSPQSSNFDPYPSYPYASYGGGSGGFFGSSSPPPNIPPPAVAAESSTSREPPPPPSPKASAWDFLNPFEAYDNYYAPYTPSRSSKELREEEGIPDLEDEDQEVVKEAYGDPKFMASTSAAANGEYAGKVATGSKEGVTGSAGEDPNRKSRSVEAGSSLEHEVHVVEKSVVTEPAERRSAVGYTVSRSYQDISEVVQEIRTQFDRASESANQVSKMLEVGKLLYHQKNSVYKVSVRMICGLPPLSSSKNEDLLVFEEGKAMDCGNLSSTLQKLYNWEKKLLEEVMAEEKMRVLYERKHEHLRHLSERGAEAEKIEAVEIFIRKLSTKIRIAIQVVSTISSKISQLRDEELWPQVNELIHGFMGMWRVMSECHHIQCQAISEAKNLDSILSGVKLSDAYMDAVKQLEFKLVDWISNFSAWVAAQRSYVKCLNGWLMKSIHYVPEITDDGVVPFSPGRLGAPPVFVICNYWSHSMDLISERDVVDALQAFAENVFNIWQKQNFEQQQRLLANRNMDSKLKLMERDEQLMLKQRKKLMLVSSENRISISEPVEHQGSTVNSLQLSLKQIFEAMENFSANFMKSYEVLHTRSEEEKQRRLREKAGVS; encoded by the exons ATGGGCTGCGGCGGATcgaagatggaggaggagggcGCGGTGCGGCTCTGCCGAGAGCGTTCGCAGCTCCTCGCCGACGCCATCCGCTACCGCTACGCCCTCGCCGACACGCACGACGCCTACGCACGGTCCCTCCGCTCCGTCGGCGACGCCCTCCAGGGGTTACTCCACGGCGCCACCGCGCTGCCGCCGCCGGGTTCACCTGTCCTCCCCCTCCCCGCCCAGAGGAAGGGCGACCCGCTTCCCCCCACCGCCGCGGTGGCGGCCGCCGTCTCCGTCCCGTCCGCTTCCGGCGGCCACTCCCACTCCCAGTCCCACTCCGGTTCACACATTCAATTTCACCCGACTGATTCCGACTCCGACGAAGATTCCCCCCTTCACTCGGACGGAGCGTCTCCGATTCACCATCTCCACGCGGATGACGCCCCCGTTGGGCCGACCTATGTCAACCTTAACTACGCCCGGAGCCGCCCGGCGGAGCCCTCAGTCGCCTATCAGCAGCAACCGCCTAATTCTGAGTCGATACGCGTCGGCTCCGTCGACGAACCGGCTCCCGTGTCTTACCCTTACTACGGCTACCCGTATTCCCCTCAAAGTTCGAACTTTGACCCTTATCCTTCTTACCCGTATGCGAGCTACGGCGGTGGCAGCGGCGGCTTCTTCGGCTCGTCTTCGCCGCCTCCAAACATTCCACCGCCAGCCGTGGCAGCTGAAAGTTCCACTTCTCGGGAGCCCCCACCACCGCCTTCTCCTAAGGCTTCGGCGTGGGACTTTCTAAATCCTTTCGAAGCGTACGATAATTATTATGCTCCATATACGCCAAGCCGAAGCTCAAAGGAGCTAAGAGAGGAGGAAGGGATCCCTGATCTGGAGGATGAAGACCAGGAGGTCGTCAAGGAAGCCTATGGCGACCCAAAGTTCATGGCCTCTACGTCGGCTGCTGCGAATGGAGAGTATGCTGGTAAGGTTGCCACGGGGTCGAAAGAGGGTGTGACAGGCAGTGCTGGGGAGGATCCCAATCGAAAGTCGAGGTCAGTGGAAGCAGGAAGTAGCTTGGAGCATGAGGTTCATGTGGTGGAGAAAAGCGTAGTGACTGAGCCAGCAGAGCGACGGAGTGCCGTGGGATATACAGTCTCTCGGAGTTATCAGGATATTTCTGAGGTTGTGCAGGAGATAAGGACTCAGTTCGATAGGGCGTCTGAGTCGGCTAATCAGGTGTCCAAGATGCTGGAAGTCGGAAAGCTTTTATATCACCAGAAGAATTCTGTATATAAAG TTTCTGTCAGGATGATATGTGGGTTACCTCCACTTTCGAGCTCTAAAAATGAAGATCTTTTGGTATTTGAGGAAGGTAAGGCGATGGACTGCGGTAATCTTTCGTCGACATTGCAGAAGCTGTACAATTGGGAAAAAAAGCTTCTTGAGGAAGTCATG GCTGAGGAAAAGATGAGGGTATTATACGAAAGAAAACATGAGCACCTGAGGCACTTGAGCGAGAGGGGTGCAGAGGCAGAAAAAATTGAGGCAGTGGAAATTTTTATCAGGAAGTTATCTACGAAGATAAGAATAGCCATTCAGGTTGTGAGCACAATTTCTAGTAAAATCAGTCAGCTGAGGGATGAAGAGTTATGGCCACAAGTTAATGAACTTATCCATGG ATTTATGGGGATGTGGCGTGTAATGTCAGAATGCCATCATATTCAGTGTCAAGCAATATCTGAGGCTAAAAATCTAGATTCTATTTTATCTGGAGTAAAGCTTAGTGATGCTTACATGGATGCAGTAAAGCAGTTAGAGTTCAAGTTGGTGGATTGGATCAGTAATTTTTCTGCTTGGGTGGCTGCACAAAGGAGCTACGTCAAATGCTTGAACGGTTGGCTTATGAAATCTATACATTATGTGCCTGAAATTACAGATGATGGTGTTGTTCCCTTTTCTCCTGGGAGATTAGGTGCACCTCCTGTATTTGTCATTTGTAATTACTGGTCTCATAGTATGGATCTGATATCCGAAAGGGATGTTGTTGATGCTCTCCAGGCTTTTGCTGAAAATGTTTTTAACATCTGGCAAAAGCAAAACTTTGAGCAGCAGCAGAGGTTGTTGGCAAACAGAAATATGGATAGCAAGCTAAAGTTAATGGAAAGGGATGAACAACTAATGCTCAAGCAGAGAAAGAAATTGATGTTAGTTTCCAGTGAGAACAGGATATCAATATCTGAACCTGTGGAGCATCAGGGATCCACTGtcaacagtttgcagttaagtctAAAACAGATCTTTGAAGCTATGGAAAACTTTAGTGCTAATTTCATGAAGTCATACGAGGTACTCCACACACGTTCTGAAGAAGAGAAACAGAGGCGGTTGAGAGAGAAAGCAGGAGTTTCATAG
- the LOC103978310 gene encoding protein S-acyltransferase 10 isoform X1: MTSVVGSSSAVRESSGRPSGRWLGRFPCLDDRATRSALCLKLILVLLHVIFGGALFILDTELRRRTREHPWYTAIYLVLYLATLVQYFFTSYSSPGYVIDVMMAGSGTHATFANLSSFDQRQITTRNKNPSPSTQIVSSVWLRQVMDLYPPGFSSRTWTCSYCHIIQPPRSKHCHDCAKCVLQFDHHCAWLGTCIGKRNHCRFWWYIFEETMLCIWTGTLYIDLLVSKAMKAWWKDLIAIILIVILVFCFIFLILLLLFHSYLALTNQTTHEIMRRRRILYLRGFPSKVHPFSKGIYRNLIAFCCSCDDKHKLEAVPPVEDVEARAQPYTCIDVISCRCC; this comes from the exons ATGACCAGCGTCGTCGGCTCCTCCAGCGCCGTCCGAGAGTCCTCCGGACGGCCCTCCGGCCGATGGCTAGGCCGCTTCCCCTGCCTCGACGACCGCG CGACGAGATCTGCGTTGTGTTTGAAATTGATTTTGGTGCTCCTTCACGTAATCTTCGGAGGAGCACTGTTCATTTTGGACACCGAACTGAGGCGGAGAACTCGAGAGCATCCTTG GTATACAGCAATATACTTGGTTCTATATTTGGCTACTTTGGTTCAGTATTTCTTCACTTCTTATTCATCTCCAGG GTATGTTATTGATGTAATGATGGCTGGAAGTGGAACACATGCTACCTTTGCAAACTTGTCAAGCTTCGAT CAAAGGCAAATTACTACAAGAAACAAGAACCCAAGTCCGTCCACTCAAATCGTTTCTTCAGTATGGTTGAGGCAAGTGATGGATCTCTACCCTCCTGGATTTTCCAGCAG GACTTGGACGTGCAGTTATTGCCACATTATTCAG CCTCCACGTTCGAAGCATTGCCATGATTGTGCCAAGTGTGTCCTCCAATTTGATCATCATTGTGCATGGCTAGGAACCTGCATTGGAAAAAGGAACCACTGCCGATTTTG GTGGTATATTTTTGAAGAAACAATGCTCTGCATCTGGACTGGCACATTGTACATTGATCTCTTAGTGTCAAAAGCCATGAAAGCTTG GTGGAAGGATCTCATTGCAATAATATTAATCGTGATATTGGTTTTTTGTTTCATCTTTCTAATTTTGCTGCTACTTTTTCACAG TTATCTTGCATTAACAAATCAAACTACACATGAAATCATGAGGAGGCGACGGATACTGTACTTGAG GGGATTCCCAAGCAAGGTTCATCCATTTAGTAAAGGCATTTATAGGAACTTGATTGCGTTCTGCTGCTCCTGTGACGATAAGCATAAACTGGAAGCAGTTCCGCCGGTGGAAGATGTCGAAGCCAGAGCACAGCCATACACATGCATTGATGTTATTTCTTGTCGATGCTGTTGA
- the LOC103978310 gene encoding protein S-acyltransferase 10 isoform X2, translated as MTSVVGSSSAVRESSGRPSGRWLGRFPCLDDRATRSALCLKLILVLLHVIFGGALFILDTELRRRTREHPWYVIDVMMAGSGTHATFANLSSFDQRQITTRNKNPSPSTQIVSSVWLRQVMDLYPPGFSSRTWTCSYCHIIQPPRSKHCHDCAKCVLQFDHHCAWLGTCIGKRNHCRFWWYIFEETMLCIWTGTLYIDLLVSKAMKAWWKDLIAIILIVILVFCFIFLILLLLFHSYLALTNQTTHEIMRRRRILYLRGFPSKVHPFSKGIYRNLIAFCCSCDDKHKLEAVPPVEDVEARAQPYTCIDVISCRCC; from the exons ATGACCAGCGTCGTCGGCTCCTCCAGCGCCGTCCGAGAGTCCTCCGGACGGCCCTCCGGCCGATGGCTAGGCCGCTTCCCCTGCCTCGACGACCGCG CGACGAGATCTGCGTTGTGTTTGAAATTGATTTTGGTGCTCCTTCACGTAATCTTCGGAGGAGCACTGTTCATTTTGGACACCGAACTGAGGCGGAGAACTCGAGAGCATCCTTG GTATGTTATTGATGTAATGATGGCTGGAAGTGGAACACATGCTACCTTTGCAAACTTGTCAAGCTTCGAT CAAAGGCAAATTACTACAAGAAACAAGAACCCAAGTCCGTCCACTCAAATCGTTTCTTCAGTATGGTTGAGGCAAGTGATGGATCTCTACCCTCCTGGATTTTCCAGCAG GACTTGGACGTGCAGTTATTGCCACATTATTCAG CCTCCACGTTCGAAGCATTGCCATGATTGTGCCAAGTGTGTCCTCCAATTTGATCATCATTGTGCATGGCTAGGAACCTGCATTGGAAAAAGGAACCACTGCCGATTTTG GTGGTATATTTTTGAAGAAACAATGCTCTGCATCTGGACTGGCACATTGTACATTGATCTCTTAGTGTCAAAAGCCATGAAAGCTTG GTGGAAGGATCTCATTGCAATAATATTAATCGTGATATTGGTTTTTTGTTTCATCTTTCTAATTTTGCTGCTACTTTTTCACAG TTATCTTGCATTAACAAATCAAACTACACATGAAATCATGAGGAGGCGACGGATACTGTACTTGAG GGGATTCCCAAGCAAGGTTCATCCATTTAGTAAAGGCATTTATAGGAACTTGATTGCGTTCTGCTGCTCCTGTGACGATAAGCATAAACTGGAAGCAGTTCCGCCGGTGGAAGATGTCGAAGCCAGAGCACAGCCATACACATGCATTGATGTTATTTCTTGTCGATGCTGTTGA